A single genomic interval of Candidatus Thermoplasmatota archaeon harbors:
- a CDS encoding homoserine dehydrogenase produces the protein MSAPVRVALLGFGNVGRALVEIVAEGGVPVRVVSVTDRSGTVVDENGLDAKRLLAAKLGKGAVSAYGAGYREWSSAEAAARSPADVVVQVTPTDLASCEAAVAEIEAAFSAGRDVVTAAKGALALDPGRLRKLGEQYGRALASSAAVAGAVPVLEVLDGAFRGDKLLHLEGVLNGSTTHILSQLEQGVPFERALAEARAAGILETDPSLDLLGLDAAAKAAILHQRAYGSDLSIKDVQTVGITGLTAKECQGARASGFAVRLVARVSADGARVRPLYVPSESPLAVSGRKNAIRLVFESAGEIALTGAGAGPRETAGAVLSDVLTIARTRKPAGVKARAGPARAAELLTP, from the coding sequence GTGAGCGCCCCCGTCCGCGTCGCCCTCCTCGGGTTCGGCAACGTCGGCCGCGCGCTCGTCGAGATCGTGGCCGAGGGCGGCGTTCCCGTCCGCGTGGTCTCGGTGACGGATCGCTCGGGCACCGTCGTCGACGAGAACGGGCTCGACGCGAAGCGCCTCCTCGCCGCGAAGCTCGGCAAGGGCGCCGTCTCCGCCTACGGCGCGGGCTACCGCGAGTGGTCCTCCGCCGAGGCCGCCGCGCGCTCGCCCGCCGACGTCGTGGTCCAGGTGACGCCGACGGACCTCGCCTCCTGCGAGGCCGCCGTGGCCGAGATCGAAGCCGCCTTCTCCGCCGGAAGGGACGTCGTGACCGCGGCGAAGGGGGCCCTTGCGCTCGACCCCGGCCGTCTCCGCAAGCTCGGCGAGCAGTACGGCCGCGCCCTCGCGTCGTCGGCGGCCGTCGCGGGCGCGGTGCCCGTGCTCGAGGTGCTCGACGGAGCCTTCCGCGGCGACAAGCTCCTCCACCTCGAAGGCGTCCTCAACGGCAGCACGACGCACATCCTGTCGCAGCTCGAGCAGGGCGTCCCGTTCGAGCGCGCGCTCGCCGAGGCCCGCGCCGCGGGCATCCTCGAGACGGATCCCTCGCTGGACCTCCTCGGCCTCGACGCGGCCGCGAAGGCCGCGATCCTCCACCAGCGCGCCTACGGATCGGATCTTTCGATCAAGGACGTGCAGACGGTCGGCATCACGGGCCTGACGGCGAAGGAGTGCCAGGGCGCGCGCGCCTCGGGATTCGCCGTGCGGCTCGTCGCGCGCGTGAGCGCCGACGGCGCCCGCGTGAGGCCCCTCTACGTTCCTTCCGAAAGCCCCCTCGCCGTTTCCGGGCGCAAGAACGCGATCCGGCTCGTCTTCGAGTCCGCGGGCGAGATCGCGCTAACGGGCGCGGGCGCGGGTCCCCGCGAGACGGCGGGCGCCGTGCTTTCGGACGTCCTGACGATCGCCCGGACGCGGAAACCCGCCGGGGTCAAGGCCCGGGCGGGCCCCGCCCGGGCCGCCGAGCTCCTCACGCCGTGA